The Reichenbachiella carrageenanivorans region TTCTTTACCATCTGCCATCACCCAACGGTTGAGCAGTGCATTGCCTAGGTGTGTACCAGAAGCCCGCCACGGATACTGATCAGCCGTCACTAAAACACCAGACCTTTGTGCATTTTCTATCAGATCAATTACTTCTTGGCTTTTTCCCCATACATCTACGCCAAGTGCCTTGATGTGCGCTATATGCACAGGCACTCCCGCTTCTTTTCCGACCGTAATGGCTTCGTCTATTGCCGCTACCAAACCAATATTATAGGTGCTTTCATCTCGAATATGGCTTTCATATAGCCCGCCATATGGTTTAACAACGGCTGCCAGAGCTGATACTTCATCTGTTTTAGAAAAACTCCCAGGAGCGTAGTACAACCCTGCTGATAGCCCAAAAGCACCTTCCTTCATCCCTTGATCGACCAACAGCTTCATTTGTGCCAGTTGTGCTGAATCTGGCCGTTCATCTTTGCTGCCCAACACGGCCTCTCTTACCGTCCCATGACCGACTAAAAATGCAGTATTGGTACCTATGCCATTGGCGAGTAGTACTTCACTTATACGATCTACGTTATATGGTCCTTCACCATCATTCCCATTCATTACGGTAGTCACTCCTTGGGTCAGGTAATTCAAATTCTGACGTCTAGACAGACTCTTTAAGTCTCCAATACTGTGGGTATGTGGATCTATAAAGCCCGGAGAAACGATAAGACCTCTGGCATCAACAATTGTTTTTGCGCTAATATGCGAACCCAGATTCTGGTCTACATGGACTATTCGATCTCCTATAATGGCAAGATCTCCGACATAGGCTGCCCGTCCAGTACCGTCTACAATGGTGCCTCCTTTGATCCAAACCTCTACATTTATGCTTTTGAAAGAAAAAAAGAAAAACAAGCAGACCAATACAGCCAGAGTTATTCCGATAAGATATTTCATGAGTTGTTGATTACAAATCTGATTGTAAGAGAATCTTTATTAATTCTTGAGCTGAGACCGAACCTATGGTTTGAATTTCGTCTCTTGGGGTACTATCACCTATTTCATAAGTAATACCCTCCGCTCCAAACTGCGTATAGAACCACCCTTTGGTGACAGGAGTGCCCAAACCAGCCGCGCTTTCATTGGCATGGTATCCCTCTATTTGATTTTCCAAGCTAGCAAACCATTGATTCCTCAACCAAGGAATGGTCTGTACAGAAATCTTATCGGCATCCAAAGTATAATAGACATCATGGAAAGTAGAATGAAAATCGAGACCTAAGATTACCTGTGCCTTGAGACTATCCACAGCATTGGCCAAGTGATTTGCCACCAGGCGAGTCTCTGGCTGACGGTAGTAGGCCCAATCTCGATTGAGATCCACCCCGCCAGAATTGTGTCTCCAGTGTCCCAAATCCACGCCATCAGGATTGATCAATGGGTAAACAAATACTTGATATTCTTCCAAGAATTCATCAATCTGATCGGATTGGAGCAAGCCCTCAATAAAAGCTTGCATGGCGAGATATCCCGTTACTTCTGGGGGGTGCTGTCTACTCAAGACAACAATCATTTTCTTGCCTTTTGGATCGCCTTCCTTGATTTGCAACCAGGGAATTTGACGACCAAGAGCTGATCGGCCTATGGTCTCGTAGGTGACAAGTTCAGATTCTGAAATCGTCTCGCACCATTGCAGCCCCATTTTAGCATCTAAGACTTCCTGAGCAGCTACCCAAAGCGTATCCGAAGACACCTCTAACTTGAGCGTAGTCATCTGGCTAGCAGAATCGTACAAAATACGAGCGGAATCTAACAAAGACCATGTCACTCCATCGTGACTGAGCTTTGGGTAAAACCGATGCTTTCCAGTGGGGTATTCCAAGGTCACATATTGCTCAGAGGCTTCTTTTCTCCACAATTTGAATGCGTACCATGCACTCTGATTTATAGGTTCGTTTTCAGGCATTATCGTAGCGTAAAATGAACTGTCGCTGATCTGCCTAAAATTATTGAGCCGTGCACCATCAAACAGATTGCTTGCATAAAGCCCAGCCGCGGTGGCATATACTTTCTTTTCTTGATACGCTATAGTTTTAGAATGGGTATCGACTGGCTTAGGAAAATCGTAGGTACTTGCTCCCTTTTGGGAAACACTACACCCCGCTCCAATCGACACACACGCCAATCCATAAACTATATAAACCAATACACCATATCCAATTTTAATTCTCATAATTCTAATTGTCTGCGATAACCCTAGACCTGTGTTATTCCTTGCTCAGTATGAAAGTGTAAGAACCCGTAATTCCTTTGCTACGAGCTCCTAATGGCTCGTTGGTATCATTGGTAAATGTGATTGTAAGTACGGTATTGTCTTGAGCCAATGCGACTGCAATGGGTCGTTCATCTTCATTCAATACAATTTGTCCGAAATTGCCATCTACATATTGCCAAGTCCCTTGTGGATAAATGATATTGTTGGGATCTCCCTCTGCGTAATAGCCGAATTGCTCGGTAAAGAAGATGGAAAAATCTTGATAGTCTAAAGTAATATCATTGCCATCTCTCAGCACTTGAGAATTTTCACCAAGCACCCAAGTACCTGCGATTAGCCTACTGTGCTCCTCCTCTTCTGGTATATTCGACGAGTCGTCTCCACAGCCGACAAGCGCACTAAGCAAAACCAATAATAGTATGTGTATAGGATTAATTTTTTTCATCTCTTTCAATTTTTTTGATTATTTAGATAACTACTGTTTGACTAGTTTGCCACTTCTTACTACTTGCTGTCCGTCGGACACTGTATATAAGTACACACCCCGCTCTAGAGCAGAAGCAGACTGATTATTGATTCCTACTTCGATAGACCTATTCAAGACCTCTTCTCCACTCAATGTGAAAATTTTGAGATTCAGCCTGCTATTCATCGAATTTCTAATGCTTAGAGAATTAACAATTGGATTGGGATACAAATTGATGTCTTTGGGCTCGCCTATGCCTACTGAGGTAATACTTCCATCAGACAAGGGAAAGGTGGCTTTTAAGGCATTTGCCATTTTTTTCCACTCGTCCACATCTTTTCTCAATCGATCGTACTCTTGCTCAATGTGTATAAATCTACCGTTGGCAGTTTCTGCATTCGACATACAAGGATCTGTGCCTTGGTTGATGTACCTTCCTTGGGTATTGGTAAACCCCAATAGTTTACTCCAGCTGTTGTTGGTCGAGTTTTCGAATGTAAGTAGGTTGTCTTCTACTTTCAGGTTCGTCTCTATATCTGGCATTTTATTGCTTCCCACTATGGTACGCCCCCCCAAACTCAAGATAGCACTTGGATCTGAAGAGGTTTTATCAAACCCATGAAGCTGAATAAAGTAATTGCTTTCGGCATCATTCAAAAGTTCGGTCACTATCTGAAAAGCTCCATTGGTATTGTGAGCCACGTCCGAAATTCTATATTTTTCTTCATAGCCACAGACACTTGTAGTCCCTGAGCAACTTGATGAAGCCAAACTATTACAACGGTCGGTACCTGTCAAAAAGAACGCCCTAGCACCCATTTCTCTAAAGACATATGCTCCCTCAACACCTGTATTTCGATCTTTAATGGCATGTGGACTTTGGATTACTACTTGTGCCCGCGCAGGTTTATCATTGAAGATATAAGTCCCCCAATAATTGTCAGAATCTGCAAGCTTGCGTAGCATATACAAATTGAGTGACTTACCTCCATCTGTATCCTTTACATTGACCAATTCATACCCTAACCCAGTAGCTGCAAGAGCTGCCTCTGCATACTCTTTGGAGATCACCTTATCTACCAAAGTCTGCCATTCAGATTTATCTTCACCATCTAGCGATGTAAAAACATTGGTAGATGCCCCTGGCAAGGCGGCTACTTCTGCATACACGAGGTCGTAAATGTTCGCATCGATTGTTTCCTGGGCTGCCATAGGCAGCCAGGAAACAATCGATACTATAACACATATTATCTTTGTGATCCTTTTCATTATTTTTTAATCAATAGTTTACCATTATTAATACTCTTGGCATTGAGGTCTCTAATCGTATACAGGTACAGTCCGTTTTTCAATGCCGAAACCTGAATCTGATTTTGTGAAACAGGATTCAAATCAGCTTGCAATATCATTTCACCCTGTATGTTGTATAGATTGAATATAAGATGATCCATACGATTGCTTAAGCTAATCTCGATGACATCTGAAGCTGGATTTGGATACACACTGGTTTCCAATTTGATAGGGTCGTCTGTAGCGGTAACGATATTGATGAAAACGGACTGATCCACCTTTCTCCCTGGCGAGTACAGTTTTCCATTTGCACCTTCTACTTGAGAGTGTAGCGCATATTCACCATAAATATCTGGAGATCGGGTAATTGACTGATTGTTGTCTCCATCTTCACCATAGATCGTAGATGCTTGTACTTCTTCCAATGTATTCTCGATCCGCAACTTGTCGCCCGTATTGGTCAGACTCAAGCCTCCTTCTTCTGTCGCCACCTGTACTTCGGCTCCTAAGATGCCTCTAGGATTTCCTCCTCCGAAAACCACAATAGCATGCCCAGGCTGAAGTGTGGTTCCTGCTGAAAAGACATGTCTCAATGCAGATTCATCGTAGAATTTGTATCCACTCATGTCTATGATTTCTTTAGATCGATTGACTACTTCAATAAATTCGTCTTCAGCGGCATCTCTTATGCCATCATTGTTTGCGTCTCCTAGGTCACCAGAGGCGGGATCCGCATGGATTTCGTTAAATACTAGCGGCACATCATCATCTAAGATGACAAAGCTAAATTGTGTTATTGCTCCTGCCTTGGCCGTAGACCCTCCAGATATATTTTCTAAAGTAAATGTGAATAATTCATCGCCTTCGAGTAAATCATCATCGATCACATTAATTTCCACAAATTGACTCTCGGAACTACCAGCAGGGAAGGTCACGGTCTGTGTAGAGTAGACCAAATCTCCATCCAAGTTTTCTGACGATAATATGACATCTACCATCGTCGCATGGTCTGCGCTTGCTTTTTCTATAGATACTTCTAATTCGAAAGTCACATTGCCCTCTCCTATTCCACCTAGTGCCACAGGAAAAGACACCTTGGTGGAATTATCTACTACGAAAGGTGTACCGTCTACTTTGGTACCAGGAGAAATCGTGAGTCCTCCTAAAACTGGATGCAGTTCAAAGTCGCCAGTGATATCTGGATTTCTTGTATAGGATACGCCAATGTTTGTCGAGTTATAGCTATAGGCATATACCTCTTCATCTAGGTCATTAAATATGGATATTTTCGTACCTGAGTTTAAAATCCCCAAACCAGAGAGCCCTTCTGAGGCTATTTGTACAGAAGCTCCTCCAAAGCTACCCTCGGGACTACCTCCTCCAAACAATACCAAGGCAGAACCTGCATTTATCACCGTGCCAGAAGGGAAAACATGCCTGGTTTGATCGTTAGCCACGATACTCCAATTGGAAATGTCCAAGTCCGAAACCCCGTCGTTTACAAACTCCATGAATTCATCATTCGTTCCGTTAAAGACTCCATCTCCATTGGCATCTACTTCGGCGGGATCTGTTACACTAGTAGACGATGGATAAGGAAGAAATTCATTCAACACCAAACTAGAAGGTGGGAAATCATTGTCATCCATGGTAACCTGAGTAGTACTCGTAGCTCCTACTTTGGCGTTTGTACCACCAGCTACATTTTGTAATTCAAATGTAAACTGCTGTATACCCTCTACCTCTGTATCATCCGTAATCGTCACCGTAACAAACTGTTCTTGATTACTACCTGCTGGAAAAGTAATAGGCTCTATGGTATAATTGTTTAGATCTGCAGCATCTCCCGAAATTAGCGCCACATTGGCTGTAGTGGCATTGGTGTTGTCTTCCTGAGATATGGTTACCCCAATGGTAAAACTCCCATCTCCTTCATCGATCAATATAGACGGAGAGGTAAACTGAACCAATGTAGAAGTTTGTTCTATAAAAAACGTTCCGTCTACCTTCAACCCTGGCGAGGCTTTAGCATTGGTATCGTCCTGATTCTTATAGGCCGAAATGGCAGGGTGAGTCACGAAATCTCCCGTAATGTCTGGGTTTCGCACAAAAGCAACTGCCCTTGCCCCATCGGTATATGAAAAAGTCAACCTTATGGCATCGGTATCATCCAAAATAAAAAACTCATCCTCAGAGTTGAGCATACCCAAGGATGCACCTGGGTCTTCACCTAATGAAGCAACCTGCACCAGACTATTTCCAAACGTTCCGACTGGTGATGATCCTGCTCCAAACACTACCAATGCGCCTCCTGCTGGAATGACGGTAGGGTCTGGGAAAATGTGCCGATCAACACCGTCATTAATTTTCCAGCCAGAGATGTCTAAGTCTGTATCACCTGAGTTTACAAATTCGATGTATTCATCTGAAAAGGCACTGTACGAACCATTTCCATTGGCGTCAAATTCTGTGTCATCCGAAGTAGATCCCGCAGGCCACGGCATAAATTCGTTGACCACCAAATCTGTCGGGCCAAAGTCATTGTCGACCACTGATAGTGTAATAGAAGACTGTGCACCCAGTTCGGCAGAGTTGCCTCCTGCCACATTTTCCAAACTAAAAACAAAATCCTCATCCCCCTCTATCTCATCGTCGTCCGAAAGTGTGATGGTAACGGTCTTCGAATCGCTAAATCCTGCTGGAAACGTGACCAGCTGCGTTGTATAATTGCCCAAATCTGCTGCAGTACCAGACGTGAGTACCACATTCACTGTGGTAGCCACGCTGGCATCTTCCCCTACAATAGTAACCGTAATATCTACTGTACCGTCTCCTTCATTTACACTAGCGGTAGCAGCATTGAATTGTACCACAGTGACTGATGGCTCTATAAACAAGTCTCCATTGATCTTGGTACCTGGCGAACACAACGCACCTGCCGAACCAGTAGCTACTGTATGCTCTGTCATGGGATTGACAGCCCCTGTAATGTCAGGATCTCTGGTTATAGAATGGCTATTGCCTCCCTCACTGCCATAGGTATAATATAAGATCGTGTTGTTCGAAGCATCTGTGATAACAAAGGTCTCATTGGTATTAGTGGCACCAAGACCTTCACCCTCAGAAGCGGTCTGTACCAAACTATTTCCAAAAGAACCTACAGGAGAACCTCCTCCAAAAACTACTATGGCACCACCTGCTGGCACCACAGTACTAGCAGGAAAAATATGTCTGACCTTAAATTGTGACACCTTATCAAAGATCTGATATCCGCTAATATCCAATGGAGAGGCGCTTGTATTGACAAACTCTATAAACTCATCATCAGAAGAAACACCATCCACCCCGTTGGCATCTACATCTGGAGTTTGATCAGCAAGAATTTCATTGATAATCAAATCAGAAGACGTGGTCTCATTGTCGTATATGGTCAAATCAAAAGCAGCTTGTGCTCCTACTTCTGCAGCATTCCCACCACTCACATTCTGAAGTGCAAAAGTGAATGTCTCTGCGCTCTCTACCTCTCCATCGTCTGTGATAGTAATACTGATGGTTTGCGAATCTGAACTTGATGCTGGGAATGTCGCCTGCTGGGTAGTATAGTTGTCTATATCTCCAGCCGTACCAGCCGTCAGCACCACATCTACAACAGTAGGAATGGCGTCTTCATTGGCAATATCAATGGTAAGATCGAACGTAACGCCGTCCTCTGTAACTATAGCCGAAGCCGAAGAAAACTCTACAGTAGTTTGGGCTTGAACCAAGAAACTGGTCAATAACAGAACTAGTGTAATATGTATAAAATTGTAGTACATTTTTTTCATTGTGATCGTATTTAAGTTCTAATTATTTATTCACCTCAGTGACAAGTACCAAATCAGGTAATGGTGTGGGTATATTCGAATTAGTATTGATCTCATTGGCTGGATAGATAAACCTTTCTGGTTGCTGCGAAGCAGAAGGCGAGTTTAAAGGAATAGCTACAGCAATGTCACTATCAGATTTTCGTAAACGTCTCGCATCGTCAAATGGCATATAAGTCAAAAAACCTGACACATATCTCTCTTCGATAATTTCCCTAAGCAGAGCACGCGACTGAGCTATGCCGTCTGCATTTTCTATTCCTCCAGGTAGAAAATCCGTAGAAAGGTATGGATTATAAACGTGCGAAAGAGAAGCGAAATTATCATTCAAAAATTCACCCCCATTTAGCCAAGCTCTCAATTCGTTGAGGTGTGCCAGTCCTGTAGCCATATCTATCGTACGAGTACCTGCTTCTGCCAAAATGAGAATGTTTTCTTCATAAGAAATCAACCGTTGTGGTTCGTACATATCGGCAATCCCAGTACTCCCAGGTGCTATTTTATAATACTCATACCTAGCTCTTTCGTCTGTTTTAGCGTTATTTCTGCTATTGACTCCAGACGGATTCAGCACGTCCATAAGATAACTCGATGCCGTGCCAATGTCGCCACTTCTGGTACTTTGCATGAGTGTATAGAATGTGTTTTTATTACCATTCTGATCTTCGTCTCCAAACGGCGTGAAATACATCGTATTTTCTGCCGACACAATACCCTTTTGAGCTGCAGCATATGCAGATTCATAATCCTTCATATGCATATAATATCGGGCTTTCAGTGTCCATGCAGCCTCTAGCCATTTGTCTCTATCGCCACCATAATAAATGTCTTCGGCCAAAGTCACGCCGGAAAAAGACGCTTCGAAGTTTTCTATAGCCAGATCCAAAAGCACTTGTAAATTTTGAAAAACACTAACCTGAGACTCATAATCAGGCTCATCGATCTCCTCATTATAGGCTTGTGTGTAGGGCACATCTCCAAAAAGAGAAGCACATGTGCCTACCGAATGTGCTTCGAGTACTTGACTAATACCTTGCAATAGCACATTTCTATCGCCCAACTTAGACAGGATCAATCGTACCTGAGGCACTACGCCCTGATAGGCTCGTGTCCAAGTTGTATTTCCTGTAGTAGATGCAAAATTGTAACTATAAAGCGCTCCATAGTCTA contains the following coding sequences:
- a CDS encoding SusD/RagB family nutrient-binding outer membrane lipoprotein, whose product is MERIKYLLLISILFSAFSCTDLVDDINKDLTELDPDAVPPEALLRGAQLSNIMVQQGHALRISALYSGQMVGYAVDYGALYSYNFASTTGNTTWTRAYQGVVPQVRLILSKLGDRNVLLQGISQVLEAHSVGTCASLFGDVPYTQAYNEEIDEPDYESQVSVFQNLQVLLDLAIENFEASFSGVTLAEDIYYGGDRDKWLEAAWTLKARYYMHMKDYESAYAAAQKGIVSAENTMYFTPFGDEDQNGNKNTFYTLMQSTRSGDIGTASSYLMDVLNPSGVNSRNNAKTDERARYEYYKIAPGSTGIADMYEPQRLISYEENILILAEAGTRTIDMATGLAHLNELRAWLNGGEFLNDNFASLSHVYNPYLSTDFLPGGIENADGIAQSRALLREIIEERYVSGFLTYMPFDDARRLRKSDSDIAVAIPLNSPSASQQPERFIYPANEINTNSNIPTPLPDLVLVTEVNK
- a CDS encoding M14 family metallopeptidase gives rise to the protein MRIKIGYGVLVYIVYGLACVSIGAGCSVSQKGASTYDFPKPVDTHSKTIAYQEKKVYATAAGLYASNLFDGARLNNFRQISDSSFYATIMPENEPINQSAWYAFKLWRKEASEQYVTLEYPTGKHRFYPKLSHDGVTWSLLDSARILYDSASQMTTLKLEVSSDTLWVAAQEVLDAKMGLQWCETISESELVTYETIGRSALGRQIPWLQIKEGDPKGKKMIVVLSRQHPPEVTGYLAMQAFIEGLLQSDQIDEFLEEYQVFVYPLINPDGVDLGHWRHNSGGVDLNRDWAYYRQPETRLVANHLANAVDSLKAQVILGLDFHSTFHDVYYTLDADKISVQTIPWLRNQWFASLENQIEGYHANESAAGLGTPVTKGWFYTQFGAEGITYEIGDSTPRDEIQTIGSVSAQELIKILLQSDL
- a CDS encoding lamin tail domain-containing protein — encoded protein: MKKMYYNFIHITLVLLLTSFLVQAQTTVEFSSASAIVTEDGVTFDLTIDIANEDAIPTVVDVVLTAGTAGDIDNYTTQQATFPASSSDSQTISITITDDGEVESAETFTFALQNVSGGNAAEVGAQAAFDLTIYDNETTSSDLIINEILADQTPDVDANGVDGVSSDDEFIEFVNTSASPLDISGYQIFDKVSQFKVRHIFPASTVVPAGGAIVVFGGGSPVGSFGNSLVQTASEGEGLGATNTNETFVITDASNNTILYYTYGSEGGNSHSITRDPDITGAVNPMTEHTVATGSAGALCSPGTKINGDLFIEPSVTVVQFNAATASVNEGDGTVDITVTIVGEDASVATTVNVVLTSGTAADLGNYTTQLVTFPAGFSDSKTVTITLSDDDEIEGDEDFVFSLENVAGGNSAELGAQSSITLSVVDNDFGPTDLVVNEFMPWPAGSTSDDTEFDANGNGSYSAFSDEYIEFVNSGDTDLDISGWKINDGVDRHIFPDPTVIPAGGALVVFGAGSSPVGTFGNSLVQVASLGEDPGASLGMLNSEDEFFILDDTDAIRLTFSYTDGARAVAFVRNPDITGDFVTHPAISAYKNQDDTNAKASPGLKVDGTFFIEQTSTLVQFTSPSILIDEGDGSFTIGVTISQEDNTNATTANVALISGDAADLNNYTIEPITFPAGSNQEQFVTVTITDDTEVEGIQQFTFELQNVAGGTNAKVGATSTTQVTMDDNDFPPSSLVLNEFLPYPSSTSVTDPAEVDANGDGVFNGTNDEFMEFVNDGVSDLDISNWSIVANDQTRHVFPSGTVINAGSALVLFGGGSPEGSFGGASVQIASEGLSGLGILNSGTKISIFNDLDEEVYAYSYNSTNIGVSYTRNPDITGDFELHPVLGGLTISPGTKVDGTPFVVDNSTKVSFPVALGGIGEGNVTFELEVSIEKASADHATMVDVILSSENLDGDLVYSTQTVTFPAGSSESQFVEINVIDDDLLEGDELFTFTLENISGGSTAKAGAITQFSFVILDDDVPLVFNEIHADPASGDLGDANNDGIRDAAEDEFIEVVNRSKEIIDMSGYKFYDESALRHVFSAGTTLQPGHAIVVFGGGNPRGILGAEVQVATEEGGLSLTNTGDKLRIENTLEEVQASTIYGEDGDNNQSITRSPDIYGEYALHSQVEGANGKLYSPGRKVDQSVFINIVTATDDPIKLETSVYPNPASDVIEISLSNRMDHLIFNLYNIQGEMILQADLNPVSQNQIQVSALKNGLYLYTIRDLNAKSINNGKLLIKK
- a CDS encoding N-acyl-D-amino-acid deacylase family protein, translating into MKYLIGITLAVLVCLFFFFSFKSINVEVWIKGGTIVDGTGRAAYVGDLAIIGDRIVHVDQNLGSHISAKTIVDARGLIVSPGFIDPHTHSIGDLKSLSRRQNLNYLTQGVTTVMNGNDGEGPYNVDRISEVLLANGIGTNTAFLVGHGTVREAVLGSKDERPDSAQLAQMKLLVDQGMKEGAFGLSAGLYYAPGSFSKTDEVSALAAVVKPYGGLYESHIRDESTYNIGLVAAIDEAITVGKEAGVPVHIAHIKALGVDVWGKSQEVIDLIENAQRSGVLVTADQYPWRASGTHLGNALLNRWVMADGKEAYQNRLIDERLLPKIRAELNENLRRRGGAEALLITADCWEEKFIAKNIKQIAEELQMSPEETVLYILRNGGARVASFNMNETDIKNFMQQPWVMTCSDGTKGHPRKYASFPEKYERFVLEDPILSLEEFVHRSSGLVAQTFGIPERGVLKEGFKADVLVWDAKNYKALADFVDPEKMSSGIIYAFVNGQLTIEQGMYTGALSGQVLRKTANK
- a CDS encoding T9SS type A sorting domain-containing protein, which gives rise to MAAQETIDANIYDLVYAEVAALPGASTNVFTSLDGEDKSEWQTLVDKVISKEYAEAALAATGLGYELVNVKDTDGGKSLNLYMLRKLADSDNYWGTYIFNDKPARAQVVIQSPHAIKDRNTGVEGAYVFREMGARAFFLTGTDRCNSLASSSCSGTTSVCGYEEKYRISDVAHNTNGAFQIVTELLNDAESNYFIQLHGFDKTSSDPSAILSLGGRTIVGSNKMPDIETNLKVEDNLLTFENSTNNSWSKLLGFTNTQGRYINQGTDPCMSNAETANGRFIHIEQEYDRLRKDVDEWKKMANALKATFPLSDGSITSVGIGEPKDINLYPNPIVNSLSIRNSMNSRLNLKIFTLSGEEVLNRSIEVGINNQSASALERGVYLYTVSDGQQVVRSGKLVKQ